The Alnus glutinosa chromosome 1, dhAlnGlut1.1, whole genome shotgun sequence region aaaaaaataacattttgacacgtgtatttaatacacgtgtctaattggacacgcgtatttaatacacgtgtctaattggacacgtgtatttaatacacgcgtccaattggacacgcgtattaaatacgcgtgtccaattgttgaaattctatttaataaaaaaaaaattatatttaaaaaaataacagtttgacacgtgtatttaatacgcgtgtccacacgcgtattaaatacacgtgtcaaattggacgcgtgtatttaatacgcgtgtccaattggacacgtgtattacatacacgcgtccaattgtggcggctgtacaattagacacgtgtctcataagacacgtgtcaaattagacgcgtatctacagtaaccggtactgtagacacgcgtccaattgtcagtatttttgtagtgtaaccTCACacaagcatttttatttttatttttattttgtattaaccACCTAAGACATTTACTTTTcattttggacttttttttgaggttttttttttagcttctttttagctagagagagagagatatgaagGGGAGCTAGCTACGGCTATAAAAAGAGGGGGAGAAAGAAAATTAGGCATTAGGTTTTCATTTTCTATTGCTTTCCCTAAACGAAATGATATCATTTTGTGATTAAATCCCAAAATGATGTTTGTTATATATAGGTAGGCGGAGACAGATATTGTCTATCCATattctgctatatatatatatccctctACATATCAAATATGATATCCATCCACTCAGTATTAGAGGCTACAAATTCACCCGTACTTCATGCGAATTGGCAGACACCCACCTACAGTTCTTATAAAAGTAAGAATAAAATTGTCTAAcaaaatgtaaaatgataatTATACCATTAATTTTACAAAGACCGAATACTCTCTCGTTTATTTGAACCGGAGAAGATCCGTATCCCCTGGGCTGTGTACCATGAGGCCTGCAGTTAAGTGTGGCGTGGTGGGAATCGCCAGTAGTATTTGGTTGTTTACTTGCATGCATACCCCAAAAAGCTTAGACAAAGATTAGGCCAATCTTGAGCGGAAACCAGACGGTGGTCTCAGGCAAAGCCCAATCACTTGATAGGCCTCCGAAGTTCCCTTAATTTATTCAAGCTTTCAATTAACCCCGTCCAGTTCCAACGACGAgctctctcttttatttcttgTCTAAGCTCCCAATGATGCGGTCTCAACTCCCCAAACAAAATGGGCCCATTCTGGACAACAAAATAGCTCCGATTGTCTAAAGTGACCCAATCAAACTGGGGATTTTCACTGCCGAGAGGCTGTTTTTGGACGGCGCGTGTTTCTCACGCGCCTCTCAGGACGGCTCCCACCCCTCATCGGTCATCCACCCAATTCTCTGCAgttgttgttagtttttgttttatgttttgtctccttctctttttgtttacttttgttgttttggtattttggtcattgtgaCTTAATATACTTATGAAATCACCTTTAATGGTGACCCCAGTTTTGTAGCATCCGTGCCTCGAGCTAAAGAATCCGCATCTTTGAAAGTATTGTCCCCACGTATTTTTGTTCTTAGTTTCAATTTTAGGTTGCACAGACTCTcttgttgttgtgttttttttttaaaaaaaaaaaaaaaaaaaaaaaaaaaaaaaaaaaaaaaaaaaaatcagaaggaaaccaccaaaaataataaatcaagaATTAAAGTGAGACGAAAATGTTTTGGTACTATTGATAAAGTGTCACATCCTATATAGAGGACGATGCCACTCGGCAGTTACGGGAGTGAGAGGGGCGTTATTTACTCCCCGACTGGCGGCTTCCTaacaatataataattttaaaaaaataaaaatcgtcGTTTTTCCGTAAGGGATAAGGGCAAGGGGCCCCCTTCATTGAATGCACCGGATCTCATTGTATCGGGGCGGTCGTTTCTTTCGGATTCTCATAACAAACTTTGACTTTCATCATCTTGACAAGAAACGGGGGGGCACTCTCAGTTTCTTGATAAGATATTATTTAGTACACATTTGTCACTTCTAAGATAAGGCATCATCCACAAGTCGATGCATTTGATAGtatctattttaaatgaaattttaagatttaaaattgtgtatttAATGTTGTATAtcaataaaagtataaattttggTGCTTATTATGTGGTATATTGGGCCGTAGCTAGATTTAATTCTAGCTGCATTCCCACTTCCTCCAGTTTTTATCTACCTCATGTTCCTTTTGTCAGTGGCACTAATCCTACGAGCACTGTTGCTCCCCTTTTAAATCATTAGTTGTTGTTTATTTGTAAcgtatctatataaaaaataaaaataaaaatattaatatgttttttaaactttaaatcctgacaataaaatagatagcatccatttttcatttgaaatggaaatgatctTATTCCATCATCCACTAGTTCATATATTGAGCTCGTTTGGTTAGGAAAAATTTACggcgtattttttttttttttatttgtgatgtgacataaaattaaatgtagtttttaagtattttaaattttgagttaTTTACTAATATTTAGAGAAATTTCACTTAATTCTTTTAAATTGTCGCATTTTTTGCAATTATCcttataaacttaaaaattctcaatttaatgtattcatttttcaaaatttttcaatttcacttatCTATTAGgattttcgttaaatcctagcataaaaataccattctttttttaagaaaaaaaaaattgtaaggatttaggagTTGATcataatttaatgaaatttgtaaaaatactcacacttgaatatttgaaattttttttatataaatattttaaaaaaacatatgtattttaaaaaatttggctagatttaatagaaaatcttaatgaaattataaaatttaaaaaattgatatactaaattgaaagttttttaagtttataaaaGTAATTGcaaaataaacaacaattcAGAAAGTTAGAGTAAAGTCTCCCCTTTATACTCATACGAACAGAAAAGCcaaagccaaaaaaataaaaaaaaaaaaactattatagAAAGTGGTACAATTACAATGATGTAAGCTCACTGCTTCGGATAAGGATCTCCATGGTGATTGCCCATGCAATTCGAACAAcgaattataaaatattttaatcccAGTCTACCACTAAGGATGAATATTGGAAAATTGCTAGttgtaattaaattaaacaacTCTTTCGCAGCAAGTCTTGGGGAGAACGTGCATGAAAGGGTCTTATTTGCCTTTGTTTATGAACACGGGTGAATCGTGATTTTGACCGCCCCGGCCCCCTCACTTCCATGGATTTGGAATGTTCTTCTTCGGTCATCAATGGCGGTCAAAGGGACTGCTATTACTTGCCCAATTTGGTCGTAGAACGAAAGCGTGACCGGGTTTCTTCGAAGATGGCAGGGCATACGAGACCGTAACTATTAGATTTGTCAACGGAGTTGGTTCTACAAAAAGTCTCCCTTCCTGAAAAATTGACTTGGATTTGTGCTCCATATATTGTTTGAATTGAAGTCTTTAGTTTATGGCTTGATCACCAAATAATTGCGATCCTTAATCCATAATTAAGGAATTTCAGAAAAGTACGCAAATTCAGGGTGTAAACATAGAATTAATATATGTCGATGAGTCAACTAATTTAGTCTATTTATCTAATTGCATCATcccttaattaataattatgataATCAAATAAGCAAAGGAGGTTCTATGACATCATCTCTTACGACAAGCTACAATGAATGCGAATGATTCTCAATGTTTAGAAAGCAAACAGAAAGAGAAAATACAATATAAAACAATTGGAATGGTTAGAGAGTTACTTTCACCACTAGATAAATTAGGTGAGctaaaaaatttatcaaatcacAGACAAACAATTAtgataaatcttttataaaaaataaaaaaaaaatcaagaataatattaaaatatattatatattataacatttctttaaaactcaaaaagctttcaattgattttgaaataaaaattaaatctaattttattttcgtatgacattttttttaaaaaaaaaaaattattgcagGGGTCTGAATCCTTGTCCATCAATTTTGATACGAATAAAAATATCTGAAACATTCTGAACCAATAATATACATTTCAaagtcattttttcaaaaaaataaagaaaaagaagaaaagaagcaagtatatttcattatttcaaAAGACAGTTTGTATATTTTTGtatatcacttttttaaatcaatcattgaatttgtaagtCTTACAAAGATTCACATATGAGTCCTAcagatctaataattaattttaaaaaaagatgtacaaaatatatacaaatgaTATGCATGTAACATATCTCAAAGACATAAGTCTCGCTCCATATTCCTACAACCCGACACAACAGTGACATAGGTCCTTTTCCTTTCAAAAGAAACCAAGATCTTAGATATGGGCCATATAGCCATCCCCCCTAGAAGTGGGAAGGGACGGTGACAGACTGAGAATAGATGATCACGAGGTTTACGTACTTTGTTTCTCCTCCTAGTCCTGTTTAGGTTGTATTGTGTCTAATCAACCTACAGATATGGAAAATGTAATTAATGTGAGGGTTAAACATACTTTCGATCTCTGAGctttgaaaattttctgaattttgaaaattttattttttattctttaaatttcaactcgtattacaaattaatttgaaaattttattttttaatttttaaatttcaattcgcattacagataatatttttattttaaaaaaatatgaaattagtaCCTTAATCAAGTTTTTCAACAGCCTACCAGGAGGGTTGACAcatgttttagtataaaaaaataaaaaatataattaatgtaAGGGTTTGCCCATAAAAGTGGTCGAACCACTCCAAAAgtcaaaacccatcaaatttttttttaagaaagtttgCCTATAGAGGGtcggcttgggggtggccgaaccaccctcatggccacccccaagagccaaaAACCCTtgacaatttttatttctttttattattattttttttttctgccatgGGGTGGCTCGGTCACCCCAAACCGGTTAAGAGGGtcttggcagccacccctctttttttctttttcttttttttttttcaattttttttaagtttttaatattttaattaatttttaaagatttttttatattaaaacacgtgtcaaccctAATGGGTTGACACCTGGAgggctgttagtttttggacgaaaaacttGATTGAGGTACCATttatgatgcaaattgaaactcaggtactaaaaaataaaattttcaaaacttagGGAacaaaattgtatttaacccttaatgtgatataaagttggaCTATAAAGGATACCATctatgatgcaaattgaaactcaggtactaaaaaataaaattttcaaaacttagGGACCAGAAGTGTATTTTTAACCCTTAATGTGACATAAAGTTGGACTATAAgtggtagctcaatcggctgaggaccacgcctcataaaACGGAGGTTAATAGTTCGAATCCTCCATCCCCTCTTGTGTAGatatgtaaaaaaagaaaaaaataaataaataaattagaagaatttatatgaaaatgttaaaataaataaataaataaaataaaataaaattatattggagtaagttttttttttaaaaaaaattaaataataaaaaaaatgttgatgtgatataaaaaataaaaaaagttaataatattttaaaattgatttttttttagagaagtaaAAACAAGAGAAGGGAGAGGGGGAGAAGATTGTCAAACGGGGCCAAAATTACAGCCATGTGTTTGGAAAAAATTGTTGAGttgaaatgattgatgtgatataaaataaaaataatttttatgaaaaaaaataaattgttttgtagtgattttttttatttaaataataataaaaaattattaatgtgatataaaaaacgaaaaaaagttaaaatattttgaagcggatttttttgaaaaagaaaaatatatatgaagggAAATAGGGAATGTTTTGAAGCTTACCAAACACCCCCGCATTACCCACCAAAtgtcacaattcacaaactcgCAGGCCCCGTTACGTTAGCATAGCTCTTACATCATCCATGAGTCATGAGTAATTACACCCCCCAGGCCCCATCTCTGGAATCTGATCCGTTAACGACATCAGTGACAATAGGATTCACGATCCTCCTTTCTGACCCTTGACTCCCAAACAAAAGTCCTTCCAGAACCTACAAAGAAACACGTGGGCAAATCCGCGTGTATGCGGACACGTGGTCCTTGTGAGCCAAGCAACAGAGGGTCCATAGACAGATAGACTCCCACAGCAACCGTCAAAATGGGAAGGCCAGAGACGTAAATAGTAAAAATACCTCACACGCTCACCGATATTTCGGACCGCCCGCCAATACCTGGGGCGGGGCCCGCTTTTACGCGCTATCGCTACTCGCTTTCTTGTCTTTGTTAACGTGAATTAATAATTTGTTTCTTCCCGTTCAAGCTTAACAACTTCGTATTTGTCTCCCTCAAACACCAACCACCTTATTTAAACACCAGCGGATTCAAAATAGGCTATATATACCCTCCTCCGCCTTCCTTGCCTCATTCATTGAAGTATTTggaaaagaattttaaaaaaatgcaagcGGGTTCGGTGTTAGCACTCTCTCCGGCCTTTAATCTCTATCCACCTGCGAGAGGATATACAGAAGTCGCGGATAAAGTTAGCGAAGATTTCGGCGCAAAGCTCAAACTCGAGGCTTTTGGTTGCGAGTCTGGGGATATGGAAAACAAAGAAGCCTCCAAAATCGAAGCTTTGGATGAGAAACTAGTAGATGGAGGTGAAAACGGCAAAGAGGAAGGGGAATACGATGACGATGACGACGAGTTCTCGTTTGCTTGCGTGAATCCCGACGGGTCGCCGATTTCTGCGGACGACGCATTCGCTgacggccagatccggccgatATTCCCGCTCTTCAACCGAGATCTCCTTCTCGCCGACGCTTACGACGGTGATTCGAAGCCTGAGGAGGATTCTTCCTCGGCTAACCGACCGCCGCTAAGGAATTTCTTCGTCGAGGAGCGCGATACTCCGTCGTCGTCGACGACCTCGGAGTCAGACGAGCTGGTGGGAGCCCCCTCCGGGCCGTTCTGCGAGTGGTCCGGCAAGGCGGAGCTCAGCAAGAAGAGCAACTCCACGGGGTTTTCGAAGATCTGGAGGTTCCGGGACTTGGTTCGACGGAGCAACAGCGACGGCCGCGATGCCTTCGTGTTCCTGAGCCATTCGTCGGCGAGCGCAAAGCCAAGCAGCGAACCAACGACGGAGGCTAAGAAAAGCGACGTCGTTgagaagaaggagaaggtgGAAAAAGTGGAGGTGAAGAGGGTAGTGAGGGGTGCTAAAACGGCGTCGTCAGTGCACGAAGCGCACTACGTGAATAACAGGGCGAAGAGGGAGGGAGATAAGCGGAAATCTTATTTGCCGTACAGGGTTGGATTTTTCACGAATGTGAACGGGTTAAGCAGGAATGTGCATCCCTTCTAATTAAGCGCGAtgctaatttttattaattaattttttgggatttgttgggTCTCATTTgttgaataattaattaatttatgtaaaTACAAGCGGAGTAGAAGTATTCCGTATTTGTAGGGGTTTTCGAATTCTCAGCTCTGCATCTAGTATTTAATATTCATGTTAACGTGAATATTATCAGTTATAATTGCAactatatttttgttattgaggAAGTAGGCTTATTGAATTCTCTCCTGTGCTACAATCTTCCtgtgcatttttaaattcatctaaaataataataataataatacattgGCTTCACGTGCCGAGAATAATGTTTCTAATATACAAATCAACTCttaacacaaatattttacaaaagctgATAGAAATAAAGTCCAAAACTCAGTAGATCAACGGttgttacaaaatatatatatatatatatatacaatgacTACTAAATCTTTGTCTTTGTCACTTTAATTGTGTGATGTATTTGTAGGATGTTTATTTGgtatatgattttattatttaattaaatagagttAAATCTCTCAACTTAACTCGCTATTTGGGTATAAGAAATTCACAATCCTATTCATCAATTTTAGGTATTGCCCATTGATGGCAGACGAATTCCAAGTGGAGCCATTAATGTTGGGGACCTCAATTATTGGTCATCTTTTATGATTTTACTCTCTCTTTTGCAAGGACAGGCCTTGCATTAATAATGGCACGTGAAGAGGGAGCTGATGaataatgaaagaaaagaaacatcaTGGAAATTCAcgttattttcttataaaatcaactttatattaaaaaaataataataataataataataaaataaaaattatgtctCTAAatagtacattttaaaattattatttttaaattgaattagGAGGTGGAAGTGAGAAAGACGAACTTGGTGAGAAGTTGCTCAGACAAAAAGAACTGTGGTGGCCGGGAAGTTTCCGCGTGGAGGAGGAAACTTTTCAgagcttgtttttttttttggatggagTGGGGTCCACTTGCTTTCTGCTTTTGGGAAATTTCTTGCAGCCTTACTACATGTACGTAGCTCTGTAGCAGTTCCTGGGCCCCAACCAAACCCCACAGCTCGGCCCATTCTCTCCAAACTTCTACCATTCCCATTTAAGCTCCTAATTAACCATTGGAGAGAAAATGTTTccttaaaaaatagaaatttttttaaaagaaccaGTTCATTTGAACAGGAGAGGATTCAGTTCCATAGGAGGCAGTGTAGATGCACATGGGATATTTCTTCATTTCTCACATTAGCTTAACTAGCATAAAAAACTAATTGCAACTCATATACCCAAACCAAGTCAGTCTATGTTTTTTCCCATCTATAGAGAGTCAGAGACAACATATGGAAACTCAAAAGCAAGCAttaaaataagaacaaagttttcttccaaCCTGGTCTATGAAGCTGACATGTATCCAATATGCAAGTCactctcacatgcatttttaaaacaaCATTGAGGGAAACCCCACACATTTTGAAAACATGTTAGCTTAATAGACTCGGTTAGAGAAAAACcgtccttaaaaaaaaaaatctatttaatAGTTTTTGTTCCTTGAAAACCTTATTACAAGGCAGAATCTAATGCAGTGACAGggatataacaaaaaaaaaaaaaaaaaaagtgcaactCATCTGTTCTTTTCATTATTGTTAGCAAGTAGCAACTGTTATTTACATATTCCCACTAAATATGCACACACACTTAACAGGAAGGCATTATTCGTGTCACATTTGTACATATCAGCCAAGCTCTGTTGCAAGGAGCAACTCAGGTCACCACCCTGTCTACTAATACCTACAAACCTGTCAACAATGCACAATACATACAGACCAGTATTTCTGGATGTAAGCATATCAACGCAAGTCAAAGATTTCAAACCTcagatttgaatttttataGACATAAGAGCAATGCTCATAAATGGGACTCCCATCAGCTAGTTCTTCGTGAGGGTGAAATCCATTCTCTTGGCACTCTTTTAGAACACTCATTCCACCAGGGTCAGATACCCGAAATATTCCATAGCTCCTGTAGGAAATTCCTTTCGTAAGTTTCTGAATAGCATTATTTATCCAcataaat contains the following coding sequences:
- the LOC133866568 gene encoding uncharacterized protein LOC133866568 yields the protein MQAGSVLALSPAFNLYPPARGYTEVADKVSEDFGAKLKLEAFGCESGDMENKEASKIEALDEKLVDGGENGKEEGEYDDDDDEFSFACVNPDGSPISADDAFADGQIRPIFPLFNRDLLLADAYDGDSKPEEDSSSANRPPLRNFFVEERDTPSSSTTSESDELVGAPSGPFCEWSGKAELSKKSNSTGFSKIWRFRDLVRRSNSDGRDAFVFLSHSSASAKPSSEPTTEAKKSDVVEKKEKVEKVEVKRVVRGAKTASSVHEAHYVNNRAKREGDKRKSYLPYRVGFFTNVNGLSRNVHPF